The segment TCGGGGTGAGCACCTTCATCGAGCTGTACTGGCTGCGGGAGCTGGGCGCCTCGCACCTGCTGGCGGGGGCGGCGCTGACCTGCTTCCTGCTGGGCGGCGTCGCGGGGACGCTGGGCGGCGGGCGGCTGGCCGACCGGATCGGCATGGTGCGCACCGCGCAGTGGGGCACCGCGCTGACCGTGCCCGCGCTGGTGCTGCTGCGGGTGGCGCCGGGGGCGTGGGCGCCGCTGCTGTTCGCGGTGCTGGCGGGGGCGACGCTGAACCTGCCGTTCGCGGTGCTGGTGAAGCTCGGCCAGGACTACCTGCCGAACCGTCCGGGCACGGCGGCCGGGGTCACGCTCGGCCTGGCGGTCAGCGTGGGCGGCCTGATCGCCCCGCTGTTCGGCCTGATCGCCCAGCGGCACGGCCCGCAGGGCGTGCTGACCCTGCTGCCGGCCGTCCCGCTGCTGGGGGTCGCGCTCGGGGCGTTCATGGTCGAGCCGGGCCGCTGGAAGGACGGGGACGGGGACGCGGAGGCCGGGGACCCGGCGCCCGCGTCGGCGGGCAGCGCGGCGGGCAGCGCGGCGGCCTCCTGAGACCGGCCGCCGCCAGTATCCGGAATCGAACCGTCCGCCATCCGGACTTTCACCCGTGGTGCGCCGACCCCGCCCCGGGGTCGGTCGCCGGGGGTCGGATTGGACGCTCCTGTCTCACTATGCGGATGTTTTCGGCCACTGCGAGAGAGGTCACAGCCCTCTCCGTAGCCATCCTCAGGCGCCAGGTGTTTACTAATTCAATCCAAATGGCCCGTTCCAATGGACACGGGCTTCGGCACCACGCGCACAGGTGGCAACACGATGTCCCAGGTCTCCCCGCCGCCCGCCCTCCGGCGGCGCAGCATCCTCAAGGGCGCCCTCACCGGCGCCGCCGTGCTGTCCGTGGGTGCGCTGCTGGAAGCCTGCGGGGCGCAGCCCTCCCGGGGCGACCGGGCGGCGGACGGCGGCGGGCAGGCCGCGGCGGGCCGGGACACCGGCAAGGAGATCCCGCTGCTGCGGGTCTCGCTGCCGGGCTCGCTCTCCAACCTGTACCCCGGGCAGGAGTCCGGGATCCTCAACTACTACGCGGCCACCGTCGCGATGGAGGGCCTGGTCGGCGTGGACGGCGACGGCCGGCTCGTCCCGGCGCTGGCCTCCGCCGTGACGAAGACCGACGACCGGACGCACGTCTACACGCTGCGCGAGGGCGCCCGCTTCCACGACGGCAGCCCGGTCACCGTCGAGGACGTCCTGCACTCCGTCACGATGGCGGCGGACAGCACGGTCTCCCCCGGCACCGCGAGCTACTGGGCCGACCTGGAGTCCGCGCGGCAGACCGGCCCGAACGAGGTCACCCTGGTCAGCAAGAGCGGCTCGGTCGCCTTCGAGTGGCTGGCGACCGCCGCGCAGGCGCTCTGGATCGCCCCCAAGGCGTACTGGGAGAGCACCGGCGGGAAGATCGGCACCGCCGCGTCGCTGCTGACCGGCACCGGCCCGTACCAGGTCACCGAGTTCAAGCCGGACTCGCACCTCGAACTGACCCGCAACCCGCACTGGTGGGGCACCGCGCCGAAGGTCGCCAAGCTCCGGATCGACTTCATCCCGGACGACAACACCCGGCGGCTGGCCTGGCAGTCCGGCGAGACGCACGCCTCGCTGAACGTGCCGCTGACCGCCGCCCGGCAGTGGGAGTCGATCGGCGGCACCCGGATCGTCTACACGCCCGACCGCTCGTACGCGGGCCTGACCTTCAACACCACCGTCGCGCCGTTCGACGACCCGCACGTGCGCAAGGCGGTCGCGCACGCGGTCGACCGGGCCGCGATCGTCAAGGAGGTGCTGCACGGGCACGGCCGGGTCGCCACCGCGCTCTCCACCCCCGAGCAGTTCGGCGGCCTGTGGACGCCGGAGCAGGCCGCGGCCAAGCTGGCGACCGTCCCGCAGTACGAGTACTCGCTGGAGAAGGCGAAGGCCGAACTGGCGCGGTCGAAGGTGCCGGGCGGGTTCACCGCCGACCTGTCATACCCGAGCAGCGGACCGCACCTGGGCACCGCCGCGCTGGCGTTCGCCGCCGAGCTGAAGAAGATCGGCGTCACGCTGAACGTCAAGGAGCTGCCGCTGGAGCAGTGGATCGCCGAGATCAACTCCTTCCCCGGGCTGACCTTCTTCTGGTACTTCAACACCACCGGCGACCCGGGCGAGATCGTCTCCTGGCTGCTCGGCCCCGACAACCCGGCCAAGTACGCCAACCCGCAGGTCACCGACCTGGTCGGCCGGGCCGCGACGACCGGCGACCCGGCCGCCCGGGCCGAACTGCTGCTCCAGGCCCAGCAGGCGCAGGCCGCCGACGCCGCCTACGCGCCGCTCTGGTGGGGGCAGTCGGCGCTGGCGCTGCGCGACACCGTCGGCGTCACCGGCTACACCTCCTACACGATGGTGTCGCAGTGGCCCACCCGGATCCATGCGGCCGTCTGACCCCGGCGCGCCCGAAGCCCCCGCGCCCGAAGCGCCCGTGACAAAGCCCGAGCCGGCCGGGCCGGTGCAGGCGGCCGCGGGCGGGGCGCGCCCGCTGGCGGGTTTCGTGGCGCGGCGGCTCGGCACCGCCCTGCTGCTGCTGTTCCTGCTGTCGCTGCTGGTCTACGGCCTGCTGTTCCTCGCCCCGGGGGACATCGCCCGCAACCTGCTGGGCACCCGGAACGCCACCCCGGAGGCGCTGGCCCAGGTCCGGGCCCAGTACCACCTGGACGAACCGTTCCTGCGGCAGTACGGGCGCTGGCTGTCCGGCCTGCTCGGGGGCGACCTCGGCAGCTCCGTCCGGACCGGCGAGCCGGTGTCGTCCGTGCTCGGCGAGCGGCTCGGGCTGACCGCCGCGCTGTGCGGGCTGGCCTTCGGCCTGTCCGTGCTGCTCGGCGTCCCGGCCGGGGTGGCCGCCGCGCTGCGGCGCGGCCGACTGCTGGACCGGCTGCTGGTCGGCGGCTCGGTGGTCGGCGTGAGCGCGCCGGGCTTCGCGGTCGGCCTGCTGCTGCTGTACGTCTTCGGCGTCGGCCTGGAGTGGTTCCCGGTGTACGGCACCGGCACCGGCTTCCTGGACGGCCTGTGGCACCTGGCGCTGCCGTCCGTGGCGCTCGCGCTGGGCCTGGGCGCGTTCGTGGTCAAGCTGACCCGGGCCGCCGTGGTCCGCGAACTGGAGGAGGACTACGTGGTGTTCGCCCGCGGCCGCGGCCTCGGCGGGCGCCGGGTGCTCGGCGTCGTGCTGCGCAACGCGGCCGTGCCGATCGTCACCAGCCTGGGCCTGCTGGTCGCCTACCTGTTCGGCGGCACCGTCCTGGTGGAGACCACCTTCGCGCTGCCCGGGCTCGGCTCGCTGCTGGAGTCCTCGGTGCTGTTCAAGGACTTCGCGGTGGTGCAGGCGCTGACCCTGGCGATCGCCCTGCTCGTCTCGCTGGTCACGCTGGCGGTGGACCTCGCCTACCTGGCGATCGACCCCCGGATGCGGGCCCGGGCGGTGGACGCCCGATGACCGGCCGCCCCGCTCCGCCGCGCCCCGCTCCGCCGCGCCGCGCCCTGCCGCGCCTCGCCGCCCTGCGCCGCGCCCCGCTGACGGTGCTGCTGAGCGCGCTGTTCCTCGCCGTCGCGGTGCTCTGCGCGCTGGCCGGCCCGCTGCTCGCGCCGCACGCCCTCGACCAGGACCTCTACCTGGGCACGGTCGGCGCCGGCGTCGAGGGCCACCTGTCCGGCACCGACGCGCTGGGCCGGGACGTCCTCTCGCTCGCCGTGCGCGGCGCCCGCTCGGCGCTGGTCGGGCCGGTCGTGGTGGCCGGCGGCTCGATGCTGGTCGGCCTGCTGCTCGGCACCCTGGCCGGGTTCCGCGGCGGCTGGCTGGACACCGTGGTGGGCCGGTACGCGGACCTGCTGCTGGCGCTGCCCGCCGTGCTGCTGGCGATGGTGGTGGTCGGGATGCTCGGCGGCGGCTACTGGGTGACGGTGCTGGTACTGGTCGTCCTCTTCTCGCCGACGGACGTCCGGCTGGTCCGGGCCGCGGTGATGGAGCAGGCCACCCGCCCGTACATCGAGTCGGCGCGGGTGCTGGGGATCCGGCCGGGCCGGATCATGCTGCGGCACGTGCTGCCGAACACCGCGCCGGTCGCGGTCGCCAACGCGCTGCTGAACACCGCGTTCGCGATGGTCGCGCTCTCCTCGCTCTCCTTCCTGGGCCTGGGCGTGGCGCCCGGCGCCGCCGACTGGGGGCGCCAACTGGCCGACGGCCAGCGGGTGATGGTCGACAACCCGCTCGCCCCGGTGCTGCCCGGCGTACTGATCATCCTGGCCGCGACCAGCGTCAACCTGCTCGGCGACTGGCTCGCCGAGCGCCTGGACCGGAAGGTGGCCGTCCGATGAGCCGAGCCGAACCGGCAGCGGTCTCCCCCGCCGCCACCGCCACCGCGGTCGCCGTCCCGCTGCTGGCGGTGCGCGACCTGCGGGTGACGGGGCCGGCCGGGGTGATCGTGGCGGGCCTCGACCTGCGGGTCGAGCGCGGCGAGACGCTGGCCCTGGTCGGCGAGTCGGGCTCGGGCAAGTCGATGACGGTCAAGGCGCTCAGCGGCCTGCTGCCCGCCGGGGTCCGGGCCACCGGCGCGCTGGAGCTGGCGGGCGAAGCCGTCCCGCTCGACCCGGACGCCCGGCAGTGGCGGACCGTCCGGGGCGGCCGGATCGCGCTGCTGCTCCAGGACCCGTTCACCTCGCTCTCCCCCGTGCACACCTGCGGGGCGCAGATCGGCTGGGCGCTGCCCGGCAAACCGTCCCGCGCCTCCCGGGCCTCCCGGGCCTCCCGCGCCGAGCGGGCCGGGCGGGTGGCCGCGCTGCTCGCCGAGGTCGGCCTGCCCGCCGACACCGCCGGGCGGTACCCGCACCAGCTGTCCGGCGGCATGCGGCAGCGGGTCGCGATCGCCGCCGCGCTGGCCGCCGACCCGGAACTGCTGATCGCCGACGAGCCGACCACCGCACTGGACGCCACCACCCAGCACGAGGTGCTGGAGCTGATCGCCCGGCTCCAGCGGGACCGCCGGATGGCCGTCGTCCTGATCACCCACGACCTCGGCCTGGCCCGCCGCCGGGCCGACCGGATCGGCGTGATGTACGCGGGCCGGCTGGTCGAGACCGGCACCGGCCCGCAGGTGCTGGACACCCCCGCCCACCCGTACACCGCCCGGCTCGCCGCCTGCGAGCCCCCGGCGGACCGGCGGCTGCCGCTGCTGCCGACCATCCCCGGCCGGGTCCCGGCCGCCCACGCGGTCGGCGCGGGCTGCGCCTTCGCGGACCGCTGCGAGCTGGCCCGGGACGACTGCCGGGACCGCTACACCCCCGTCCTGGCCCCCGCCCCCGGCGGTGGCGGCCAGCTGGCCGCCTGCCTGCGGATCGGCGAGACCCAGGCGGCGGCCCCGAACCCGGCGGCGGTGGCGGCGGCGGTGGCGGAACGGTCGGCGGAGCGGCCCGGGACGGTCGGCGCGGAGCCCGCGCTGCTGGTGTCCGGGCTGGTCAAGCGGTTCGCCCGGACCAAGCGGCCCGCCGTGGACGGCGTGGACCTGCGGCTGGACCGGGGCGAGGCGGTGGTGGTGCTGGGCCAGTCCGGCTCCGGCAAGACCACGCTGGCCCGCTGCCTGGTCGGCCTGGAGCGGCCGGACGCCGGGACGGTGGAGTTCCCGCTCGCCGACCCCGACGACCCCGGCAGCCCCGGCACCCCCCGGCGGCGGACGGCCGACCCCGGCCGGGTGCAGATCGTCTTCCAGGACCCGTACGCGGCGCTGAACCCCGGGCACAGCGTCGGCACCGCCCTGCGCGAGGCGCTGCGCGCCGCCGGACGCCCCGGCGACGACCCCGCCGACCTGCTCGCGCTCGTCGGCCTGCCGCGCGACCACCTGGACCGCCGCCCGCGCGAGCTCTCCGGCGGCGAGCGGCAGCGGGTGGCGATCGCCCGGGCGCTGGCCCCGCGCCCGCGGGTGCTGGTCTGCGACGAGGCGGTGTCCGCGCTGGACGTGTCGGTGCAGGCCGGGGTGCTGAACCTGCTGGCCCGGCTGCGCCGCGAACTCGACCTCGGCGTCCTGTTCATCACCCACGACCTGGGCATCGCCCGCCAGGTCGCGGACCGCGTCTACGTCATGCACCGGGGCCGGGTGGTCGAGCACGGCCCGGCCGGCACGGTGCTGGGCGCGCCCGCCCACCCGTACACCCGGCAGCTGCTCGCCACCCGCTGATCCTCCTCCCACTCCCCTAGCTACGGAGCCTGTTGACCGTGCCTGCCGCCGACCCGCTGATCGACGCGCTGCCCGTCCCCGCCGACGTGACCTCGGTCGCCGCCGGACTCGACGCCCTGCCCCCGGCCCTGCTGCGGCGGTGGAACCGGCACGGCGGGGTGCAGGTGGCGACCCTGTACACGGCCCGGCGGGACGGTGAACTGGTCGGCGCCGCCTTCGAGGTGCACCGCCCGCTGACCGCCTACCGCAAGATCGCGGACGTCTGGACGGCGGCCGCCGAGCCCGCCGAGCGGGCCGCGCTGACGGCGCGGCTGGTGGACGCGGTGGTCGCGCGGGCCTGGGCCGAGGGCGCCGTCTCGGTCAAGCGCGAGTTCGCCCCGGACGCCGACGACACCGACTGGGAGCACTCGCTCGCGGCCGGCTGGCGGGCGCTGCCCGAGCCGCCGCGCTGGTCGGGGCCGGTGGCGGGCCCGTTCCACGCGGCGCCGCCGCGCGGCCAGGTGCTGCTGCGCGAGCCGTCCCCGGCCGAGCCCGGCGCGGTCCCGTACCTGCGGCAGACCACCGACTTCACCTGCGGCCCGGCCGCGCTCCAGATCGGCCTGGCCGCGCTGGGCCTGCGCGGGCGGCCGACCCGGGAGGCCGAGCTGCGGCTGTGGCGGCGGGCCACCACGGTCGGCGGCTGCGAGCCGGTCGGCCTGGCGCTGGCCGCGGCGGACGAGGGCGCCCGGGCCCGGGTGCTGCTCTCCACCGAGGAGCCGGTGCTGCTGGAGCTGTGCGTCAACGACGAGGAGCGCGACCTGCGGGCCTTCCTCCAGGACGGGTTCCGCCGCGAGGCCGCCGCACGCGGCCTGGACGTCCGCACCGAGGCGTTCTCGCTCGACACCCTGCGCACCGCGCTGGCCGGCGGCGCGGTCGCCCTGGTGCTGATCGAGCAGTTCGGCATGCACGACGAGAGCTGCCCGCACTGGATCACCGTCCACGGCACCGCGGGCCCCGACGTGTTCCTCGCCCACGACCCGTGGACGGACGCCAACTTCGGCGAGAGCTGGCTCGACGCCGTCGACCTCCCGCTCCCCGCCGCCACCCTGGACCGCCTCGCCTGGTACGGGACCCCGAGCTACCGCGGCCTGGTCCTGCTGGAGCCCTGACGGCCGGTCAGGCGACCTGGGCGCCGGGCCGCCCAGGTCGCCCGAGCGGTCAGTCGGAGGGCATCGCGAGCAGCGTGATCAGCTCGACCGGGCCGTCCTCGGCCGCCCGGTAGCTGTGCTCGCCCTCGCCGGAGAAGCGGACCGCCTGGCCCGCGCGCAGCGCCACCGAGCGCTGTTCCAGGGTCAGCACGACCGCGCCGGACAGCACGTAGGCGAACTCCTCGGAGCCGCGGCCGTGCGGGGCGCTGTCGTGGGTGCCGCCGGGGGGCAGCGCGGTCTCGTAGAGGGCGATCCGGCGGGCCTCGGTGCCGGCGAACAGCGTGCGCGAGGCTTCTTCGGCCGAGCGGGCGGAGAGCACCTGCGGTTCGAACAGCGGGGTGCGGATCAGGTCGGCGACCTCCAGGCCGAGCGCGGCGGCGACGGCGCCGAGCACCTCGATCGTCGGGTTGGCCGCGCTGTGCTCCAGTTGCGACAGCAGGCCCTTGCTCACGCCGGCCCGCTCCGCCAGGTCGCGCAGGCTCAGGCCGCGGACCAGCCGGGCGTGCTTCAGGTTCCCCGCGATTGCCGTTCGCAGCCGCGCCGTCGCTTCACTCATCGCAGGCACCCTAGCAAGCCCCGGCGGCCGGGCCGCGCGGACCGGCCCCCGAGCCTGTCAGCAGGTCCGGGGGCCGGTCGGGGGGCGTTCGGAGCCGGTCGGGGCGGTGGCGGTCAGCCGCGCGGGCCGACCGCGAAGCCGTACTGGGCGGGCCAGTTGCGGGGCACGCCGAGTTCGCGGGCGGCGTGCAGCGGCCAGTACGGGTCGCGCAGCAGCTCGCGGCCGAGCATGACGGCGTCGGCGCGGCCGTCGGCGACGATCCGCTCGGCCTGGTCGGCGTCGGTGATCAGACCGACCGCGTTGACCGCGATGCCGGACTCGCGGCGGATGGTCTCGGCGAACGGCACCTGGTAGCCGGGCTCGATGGTGATCTCGGCGTGCGGGACGTTGCCGCCGGTGGAGACGTCGACCAGGTCGACGCCGATCAGCTGCAGCTCCTTGGCCAGCAGGACGGACTCCTCGACCGTCCAACTGGGCTCCGCCGGGCGCCAGTCGGTGGCGGAGACCCGGAAGAACACCGGGAGTTCGGCCGGCCAGACGGCCCGCACCGCGGTGGCGACCTCGCGGGCCAGGCGGCTGCGGCCGGCGAAGTCGCCGCCGTAGCCGTCGGTGCGGTGGTTGGAGATCGGCGACAGGAACTGGTGCAGCAGGTAGCCGTGCGCGCCGTGCACCTCGACGACCTGGAACCCGGCGGCCAGCGCGCGGCGGGCGGCGGCGGCGAAGTCCTCGACCAGTTCGGCGATCTGCGCCTCGGTCAGCTCGGCGGGCACCTGCCGGTCCTCGTCGAACGGGATCGGGGACGGGCCGACGACCTGCCAGCCGCCCTGGTCGATCGGCAGCGGACCGCTGCCCGTGGCGGGGCTCTGGCTGGACGCCTTGCGGCCGGCGTGGGCGAGCTGGATCGCGGGCACCGCGCCGTGCTGGGCGATCAGCGCGGCGACCCGGGCGAGCTGCTCCTGCTGGCGGTCGTTCCACAGGCCGAGGTCCCACGGGGAGATCCGGCCGTCGGGGCGGACGCCGGTCGCCTCGACCATGACCAGTCCGGCGCCGCCGGCGGCCCGGGAACCGAGGTGGGCGAGGTGGAAGTCGGTGACGGCGCCGGTCTCGGGTCCTTCGGGGGCGGCCGAGTACATGCACATCGGGCTGAGCCAGATCCGGTTGGGGATGGTCAGCGAACGGAGGGTGATGGGCTCGAAGAGGGCGCTCACTGCTGCCCGTCCTTCCTGTGGTTCCGGACTCGGCTTCACTGCGTCTTGCGGCCTTGCCGCGCTTCGTACGATACACACCGTACTACGAGAACTGTCAAACTACGAGAGATGTCGTACCATGGGCCCATGGCCCACGACGTGCCCCGCGACACGCCCCTCGACCACGACCCGAACTGCCCGGGACTGCTCCCCGAGCCCCCGGCGTCGGAGCTGCACCTGGTCGCCGTGCTGCACGCGCTCGCGGACCCGATGCGGCTGCGGATCGTCGCCGACCTCGCGGGCAGCGGCGGCAGCGAGCTGAACTGCCTGGCGTTCGACCTGCCGGTCACCAAGTCGACGATGACGCACCACTTCCGGGTGCTGCGCGAGGCCGGGCTGATCCGCCAGCACCGGCGCGGCACCTCCAAGATGAACGCGCTGCGCGCGGACGACCTGGCCGCCCGCTTCCCCGGCCTGCTGGAGTCGGTGCTGGCCGCCGTCCCGTCCTGCGCGGCGCTCTCCCCCGCTGCCACCACCACCGCCGCCGAGCGCTGAGCACCGAGAGCCGAGCACCGAACGCCGAGCGGGCGCCCGAAAGGGCCGCCGCCGGCTGCCCCGAAGGGCCGTTACCGGGTGCCCCGATCGTCACCCAGTGCCACCTGACGATCCGTCAGGTCTCGGCGGAATCCCGCCAGAACGCCCGGCGAGCGCCCGCCACCCGCGCCCCGGAACCGCCGTGCCACTCTGCACGTCACCCGTCCCGGAGGCCACTCGCCCACCGTGGCGTCACCCTCGCCTGACACGGTCATGGCTGGTCACACCGCCTTCACCTGAGTTGCCCCGGTGTTCATCCTGCGTGGTCATTTGGTCTATACCAATCAGGTAATCTGCTCGGCGACAGGTGTCAATGTCTGGCCGTGGGGGGCCCAATGACTGCCAATCACCTTCCGTCACCACCATCCGATCAGGAGCTCTATTGGTATTTCGGACCTCAGCGCCGCTGGGTCCCGCTGCTCTCCGCCCTCGCCTTCACGCTCAGCGCGGGCACCATGCTCAGCTTCTCGCTGCGCACCCCGGCCCTGTGGCCGTTCCTCGCCGTCCTGGGCGTCAACGCCGTCGCACTCGCGCTGACCTGCCTGAACGGACTGCGCCGCCGCCGCTACACCCGGCCCGGCCACGAACTGCTGGTCGCCGCCTGGCAGCCGGCCGCACCGCCGTCCGTCGACCTGTACCTGCCGACCTGCGGCGAACCGCTCGACATCCTGGAGAACGCCTACCGCGCGGTCGCCCGGAGCGAGTACCCCGGACAGCTGGACGTCTGGGTGCTCGACGACGCCGACCGGCCCGAAGTCGCCTCGCTGGCAAAGGAGTTCGGCTATCACTACGTGGTCCGACCGAACCGCGGCGAGTTCAAGAAGGCCGGCAACCTCAACCACGCGCTGACCCTCGGCAGCGGCGAGTTCATCGCCATCCTGGACGCCGACTTCGCACCGCGCGCCGACATGCTGCGGCACCTGCTGCCGTACTTCGGCGACCCGAAGGTCGGCATCGTGCAGAGCCCGCAGTGCTTCGACACCGACGCCTCGATGGGCTGGGTGCAGCGCGCCGCCGGCTCCGCCCAGGAGTGGTTCTTCCGCTGGGTGCAGCCCAGCCGGGACGCCTCCGACGCGGCCATCTGCTGCGGCTCCAACGCCGTCTACCGGCGCGCCGCGATCGACGCCGCCGGCGGCTTCGCCCGGCTCGACCACAGCGAGGACATGTACACCGGCCTCGCCCTGCACCAGCAGGGCTACACCACCCGGTACGTGCCGGTGCTGGTCGCCAAGGGCACCTCGCCGGACTCCACCACCAGCTTCGTCAACCAGCAGTACCGCTGGACGATGGGCAACCTGCACCTGATCGGCGACCGGGCCGCCCGCAAGGCGATGACCTGGCGGATGCGCCGCTGCTTCGACGAGGGCATCGTCGGCTACCTGGCCGCCGCCGTCAACGTGCTCACCGCGCCGCTGCCGCCGCTGGTCATGCTGTTCGCCTTCCCCGGCGAGGTCCGCGCCTGGTACGTGCTGCCGATGCTCTCGCTGCTCTGGCTGTGGCACGTGCTGCTGCCCCGGGTCAGCCGCACCCGCTGGCGCTCCGAAGTGCTGCGCGCCAACGTGCTGATGAGCTTCGCCGCCGCCACCGCCTACTGGCACACCGCCCGCGGCCGCAGCGCCGCCTGGGTGCCCACCGGCGTCGCCAAGCCCGGCCGCTCCGGCGGCATGGCCCGCAAGGTGCTGGTCGCCTCACTGGTCTGGACGGCCGGCACGCTGGCCGCCACCGGCCTCGGCGTGGCCGTCGCGACCTACCTGCACGGCTGGAACACCACCTGGGGCCTGGCCCTGTACCTGGCCGTGCAGCTGCACCTCGGGGTGCCGCTGATCCGCGACCTGTACGCCGAACTCCGGCCCAGCGCCACCGAGTCCACCGAATCCGGGGCCCGCCCGGCGATGCGGCCGCGGCGCTGGCCCGAGGCCCTCGCCGTCACGAGCACGCTCGCCCTGATCGCCCTGCTCGCCTCCGGCTGGGCGGCCCCGATGCTGCCCTGGCTGGGCTGAAAGGTCCACGCTCCCGTGTCCACCAGTACCGCCCCGAGTACCGCCCCGCTCACCGTCGTGCTGAGCCAAGCACCGGTCGAGCGGCCGAAGTTCCGCCCCGACATCGAGGGCCTGCGGGCCGTCGCCGTCCTCGCCGTACTGGCCTTCCACGCCGCCGTTCCCGGCCTGGCCGGCGGCTTCGTCGGGGTCGACGTCTTCTTCGTCGTCTCCGGCTACCTGATCACCGGCCTGCTGCGCACCGAGACCGCGCGGCACGGACGCGTCCGGCTGACCGAGTTCTACTCCCGCCGGGCCCGCCGGCTGCTGCCCTCGGCCGCCGTCGTGCTGGCCGTCACCGCCGTGTTCGGCGCCCTGCTCACCGCGCCGCTGCGCCGGGCCGACCTGGAGCGCGACGTGCTCGCCTCCGCGCTGTCCGTCGCCAACTGGCGCTTCATCGCCGAACAGACCGACTACCTGGCGGCCGGCCGCGACCCGAGCGCCCTGCTGCACTTCTGGTCGCTCGCCGTCGAGGAGCAGTTCTACCTGCTCTGGGCCCCGCTGCTGGCCCTCGCCGCCCGCTGGGCCTGGCGCCGCCGCGCCCTGCTCGGGCTGACCGTGCTGCTCGGCGCCGGCTCGTTCTGGCTCTCGCTGCACTGGAGCGCCGGCGCCTACCTCTCCACCCCGACCCGGGCCTGGCAGTTCGCCGCCGGCGCCGTCGTCGCCCTGCTGCCGATCCGCCGGATACCCCGGCTGGTACGGGAGTTGCTGGGCCTCGGCGGCCTGGCCGGGGTGCTCGCCGCGACCCTGCTGTTCGACGCCGGCACCCGCTACCCGGGCTACGCCGCGCTGCTGCCGACCGCCGCCACCGCCGCGATCATCCTGGCCGGCTCCGGCGGCACCCACCTGGTCGGCCGGGCGCTGTCGCTCGGCGCGCCGCGCGCGATCGGCCGGCTCTCCTACAACCTGTACCTGTGGCACTGGCCGGTGCTGGTCCTCGCCGAGGCGCGCTGGGGCACCCTGCACTGGGGCGTCAAGGCCGCGCTGACCGCCGCCGCCGCCGTGCCCGCGTACGCCGCGCTGCGCTGGCTGGAGCAGCCGCTGCGGCGCAGCCGGGTGCTCGGCGAGATCCCGCGCCGCGGGCTGTCGCTGGGCCTGACCGCGGTGGTCTTCCCGGTGCTGCTGGCGCTGGTGGTCGGCTCCGGCACGATCCGCAACCTGGGCCCGGCCACCCCGCCGGACCCGTCCGGCCTGCCGCCGGGCGCCCGCGAGGGCAGCAGCCTGCTGGCCGCCGCGCCGCCGCCGCACGCGCCGACCGTGCCCAACCCCGTCCAGGCCCGGCAGGACTTCCCGCCGGACGGCGCCTGCGAGGTGAACCCGGCCGACACCACCAGCCCGCCGTGCCGGTTCGGCGCGGGCGACGACCGGATCGTGCTGCTCGGCGACTCGCACGCCGGCCAGTGGTTCTCCGCGCTGCTCGGCATCGCCGCCCAGCACCACCTCTCCGTGGAGGAGTTGGTGAAGCAGGGCTGCCCGCTGCCGGAGATCGAGGTGGTCAACCCGCAGTTGGGCCGCACCTACCACGAGTGCGACACCTGGCGGGCGAACGCGCTGGCCCGGCTCAAGGACGGCCCGAAGCCGAAGCTGATCGTCGTCTCCACGCTGAACCGCTACACCGGCGACCGGGCCGCGCTGCTGCGCGGCTGGGAGCAGACCCTCACCCCGCTGCGGGAGCTGGGCGTCCCGATCGTCTACCTGCAGGACACCCCGATCCCCGGCCGGGACGTCCCGGCCTGCGTCTCCGGGCACCCGAACACCACCTCCGCCTGCGACTTCCCGCGCACCGAGGGCCTGTACGCCGACCCGCTGGCCGAGGAGATCGCCGCCGGGAAGTTCCCCGGCGTCAAGACCGTCGAGGTCAACTCGGTGCTCTGCCCGCCCAGCGGGCGCGGCTGCCCGGCCGTCCTGGAGCACGTGCTGCTGTACCGCGACGACTCGCACCTGACCAACGCGGCCGCCGTGGTGCTCACCCCGCGGCTCGACAAGCTCCTCACCGACCAGGGCGTGTTCGGCACCGGCTGGACCACCCTGCTGCGGGACG is part of the Kitasatospora setae KM-6054 genome and harbors:
- a CDS encoding peptidase C39 family protein, whose product is MPAADPLIDALPVPADVTSVAAGLDALPPALLRRWNRHGGVQVATLYTARRDGELVGAAFEVHRPLTAYRKIADVWTAAAEPAERAALTARLVDAVVARAWAEGAVSVKREFAPDADDTDWEHSLAAGWRALPEPPRWSGPVAGPFHAAPPRGQVLLREPSPAEPGAVPYLRQTTDFTCGPAALQIGLAALGLRGRPTREAELRLWRRATTVGGCEPVGLALAAADEGARARVLLSTEEPVLLELCVNDEERDLRAFLQDGFRREAAARGLDVRTEAFSLDTLRTALAGGAVALVLIEQFGMHDESCPHWITVHGTAGPDVFLAHDPWTDANFGESWLDAVDLPLPAATLDRLAWYGTPSYRGLVLLEP
- a CDS encoding helix-turn-helix domain-containing protein → MSEATARLRTAIAGNLKHARLVRGLSLRDLAERAGVSKGLLSQLEHSAANPTIEVLGAVAAALGLEVADLIRTPLFEPQVLSARSAEEASRTLFAGTEARRIALYETALPPGGTHDSAPHGRGSEEFAYVLSGAVVLTLEQRSVALRAGQAVRFSGEGEHSYRAAEDGPVELITLLAMPSD
- a CDS encoding NADH:flavin oxidoreductase/NADH oxidase translates to MSALFEPITLRSLTIPNRIWLSPMCMYSAAPEGPETGAVTDFHLAHLGSRAAGGAGLVMVEATGVRPDGRISPWDLGLWNDRQQEQLARVAALIAQHGAVPAIQLAHAGRKASSQSPATGSGPLPIDQGGWQVVGPSPIPFDEDRQVPAELTEAQIAELVEDFAAAARRALAAGFQVVEVHGAHGYLLHQFLSPISNHRTDGYGGDFAGRSRLAREVATAVRAVWPAELPVFFRVSATDWRPAEPSWTVEESVLLAKELQLIGVDLVDVSTGGNVPHAEITIEPGYQVPFAETIRRESGIAVNAVGLITDADQAERIVADGRADAVMLGRELLRDPYWPLHAARELGVPRNWPAQYGFAVGPRG
- a CDS encoding ArsR/SmtB family transcription factor, whose product is MAHDVPRDTPLDHDPNCPGLLPEPPASELHLVAVLHALADPMRLRIVADLAGSGGSELNCLAFDLPVTKSTMTHHFRVLREAGLIRQHRRGTSKMNALRADDLAARFPGLLESVLAAVPSCAALSPAATTTAAER
- a CDS encoding glycosyltransferase family 2 protein, translating into MTANHLPSPPSDQELYWYFGPQRRWVPLLSALAFTLSAGTMLSFSLRTPALWPFLAVLGVNAVALALTCLNGLRRRRYTRPGHELLVAAWQPAAPPSVDLYLPTCGEPLDILENAYRAVARSEYPGQLDVWVLDDADRPEVASLAKEFGYHYVVRPNRGEFKKAGNLNHALTLGSGEFIAILDADFAPRADMLRHLLPYFGDPKVGIVQSPQCFDTDASMGWVQRAAGSAQEWFFRWVQPSRDASDAAICCGSNAVYRRAAIDAAGGFARLDHSEDMYTGLALHQQGYTTRYVPVLVAKGTSPDSTTSFVNQQYRWTMGNLHLIGDRAARKAMTWRMRRCFDEGIVGYLAAAVNVLTAPLPPLVMLFAFPGEVRAWYVLPMLSLLWLWHVLLPRVSRTRWRSEVLRANVLMSFAAATAYWHTARGRSAAWVPTGVAKPGRSGGMARKVLVASLVWTAGTLAATGLGVAVATYLHGWNTTWGLALYLAVQLHLGVPLIRDLYAELRPSATESTESGARPAMRPRRWPEALAVTSTLALIALLASGWAAPMLPWLG